TAAGTACCATGCACTGCTCATGCCCTGactacttttctttttctttgtgaAAAAGATGCTATAGGCTATGattagttcgtgtgccaaatttttttaagtatatggacatacatttgaagtattaaacgtagactaataacaaaacaaattacagattccgtctatAAACagcgagacaaatctattaagcctaattaattcgtcattagcaaatgtttactgtaacatcacattgtcaaatcatggcgtaattaggctcaaaagattcgtctcgcaatttacatacaaactgtacaattggtttttttttcacatttaatgtttcatgcatgtgtccaaacatttgatgtgacggaaaagttgatgtttgacaaaaaaatttgaatctaaacacggcctatggTACAAAATGGTCTGAACTTTGCAAAGGTGTCCGGTCCTTCTTTCCTTTGTCAAAAGAGGCTGTCTTTGAATTCGATCAACTTGTTTTTGGATTATGCTTTGGAACAAGTTTAATTTTTATCAAACACTTGAATTTGTCATGGTTGGACCTATTTGGGAGTTTAGTGGATATTACTACTTTCTATCATAACACGAATATGTTCTTTTGTTATGGATGTAAATTATAACTACTTTGTAACTTTTTTCCTTATAAATGGCTTTGATTTTTAGAGAATCTTTATTTTGTGAATTTTAGAGTGTTGTTTAAGCCAAAGTGTAGGGGGTTCCAAAACCATGTAAATACCACAAAGCGATGTTGTAATCCACAAcctccacttttttttttcgaaatttgTAAAACAGGGATTCGTTTAATTTTGAACACTTAAAACTCAAaacaattttgaatttttaatgtTAAATTCTTAAGTTACCTTGAAAAAAAGGTGGGCAATGAAAGCATCGGAAAAAAAACCCCCAAAACAAATCCTAAAATTCATCATTGGCTATCAACAGAATCACAAACAGTCTTACTTAATTGAGTTAAAGATGGCTTACTAATCTGGAAGTACCACATCACAATCATGTTACTAGAACCTGAAAACTTTATTAAACATCACATTTTGTACACTAATTAATTGTCCCTTTCATGTTGCAGTGTTCCAGAtaaggagaaagaaaaaaaaagaacagtagTAGTAAAATATATTCCTTTCTCCTACATGAAAGAATAAATCTTTTCAAACAAAACAAGGGCATTTCAGGTAGTGAACAAAAAATCTAAAACCATTCGCTCATTGGCTCTTGGGCCCTTCCTgccactgccatgtgggccccactccacCAATATAAATTGCTATGGTTACACCCGGCCGAAGCAaagtcaccactcaccaccacCATTGCCGTTGCTCAGTTTTCTCTGAAAAAAATCTACTCCTCTCTGAAAAAGGAGGCAACTTTTTTTCTTTGCGAGAATgaagcgcggcggcgccggtgtcggcggcggcggcggcggcggcgatccggGCGCCTACGCGGCGGTGCTGAAGACGAAGCTCGACCTGTACTGCGCGGCCGTGGCTAAATCGATGGTAAATCtcgtaccttttttttttaatccaaagATCGCATCTTTATTTTTGTTCGATTCGCTGAGGCGCAGTTCGATTTTGAGGCCATTTGGGAGTTCTTGAATCCCCCATTTAGGAGGATTTTCTGCTGCGATTTTCAAGTTTAAGAAAttatgaagaaagaaaaaaaattaggaaattGCTGCTCCATTTGAGGATTCTATGCTGCCATAAGCTAATGACACTTTCTTAGAGTTACTATTGTTTATTTTTCGCGTTCATAGGACCTACATTACCCCGATACGTTgatacggatacggatacgtgATACGGCGATACCGGGATACACCATCTTCCCAAAAACATGGATACGGGGATAcgcgaatatatatatatataataattaaaaaatacaaaaaaaattgagtgtGAGATATGGACTGAAAAAATAGGAAGCAAACAGCATCAAACCACCAATGCACcaatcatcatatatatgatATCTCAGTACGACAGATTCACAGGCTCACAGCATCTCACCAAGTCACCATTTATTGAAGAGGCATGCATAAATAAGTGCAAGACTACACAGTAGATGAAATCATGAAAATAACATAGTTCTTCAAATAGATGGTAGACATTAGACAACATTGTTCACATAGTAGATGATGCAGGATTTACCTCAAGTCCTCAACGTCGTCTTCGTCGGAGGTGATGCAGGAATGATCAGAGGCAGCGGCGTGATGCAGGATTGATCAGAGGCAGCGGCGCGACGCCTCGTGGAGGAGTCTGGAGCTACTGGAGGAGAGTGCAGAGGAGGGGGCACGGAGAAGGctgtaggcggcggcgcggcgcggtgccgGTCGCTGGCGGTGGGCCGTCGACGAGGCGGCGCAGCGACGCAGCAACGGCGTGGTCGGGGCGGCCGGGCGGCACTGCGATGGGGATTGGTTtttgcgagcggcggcgcgtgtGGAGGGGGAGAACGGGAGATGCGTTTTGTTCTGTGTGGTTTCGGGCTCCCCTGTATCAGTTACGTATCCCATCGTATCGGAGGAGTAtcggtatttttttaattatctgaaaaagagaaaaatgaggGATACGTACGGGATACGTATCCGGCCGTATCCCGCACGTATCCGTATCCGGACGCGTATCAGATACTGATACGAGGGTCAGCTGCCGTATCGGGGTAACGTAGCATAGGACCATTTGGTTCATGGCCAACTGCACCATAATAGACAGGCAAAGTATGGAttatgaatagaaaaaaaagaagaagaagagagagtatggattgtgaaaagagaaaatattctGGCTAATGAATGGGTGGCATGAGTAACCAATTCTATTAATGAAACTAATGGAAATTGTAAATCCAACTAAATGTCTGATTAAGACGGTATCTTTCAGTCACATGTCTGAATAGTCAGACAACCTTGGGATCAAATCTTAAAATAAGACTCAATAAAATGTCTAAAGTACTACGGCAATTCGTTGGTTTGCTTATGATTTTACATGAAAATGATACCATGATACCAAGTAGCACCATGGCTTTTCTGCCTGAAGACAAGGGGGGCTAGGGGAGATGAACTCTGGATGCTTGATCTTTGATGAATCTTGATGTACTGATACGTAAGATCGTTGATTTGGTATGGTTTAACTTGTGGCATGGAGGGAAGCTGACTTGTCAACGGGAGCACATGAACAGTCTTGAAGATATTCTCTCATGGACAAGTGGATCACAAAGGACTGGATGAATGTGACGTTTTAAGGGTTGAACCAGTAggattttcctttctttttcaactttttagtGTTGTGAAAAAGTTTGGTcatattctttttttctgaaagaGACAGGTAAACTAATAATATCTGAAGTCTAATGCATAAAGAGGCATGGTTTCTTCATAAGCTCTGCAGTTTCGAGCATCAGACAGGGTTCTGTGTTTTCACAACCCGTTTTAGGGATTATTGGTCCACGGCAATAATCGGACAGAAAAAGTCTAAATTTAAGTttaaaattcaaagtttgaattCGAATTCATGGCCTTCCAGCTGGTAATTACTCCCTAACTAGCCCCTGACTCTGGACCGATTTCTGGTTTTTGGAATCCTTGTGCCAGATATGTTGTCCACTATTTCATTCCACTTCTCTCATTATAGTTTTGATGCCCCGTTGACCAGTTGTTTCATTTGAAAACTTAAGCAGTATCTATTAAAAGAGACTCAGCGGTTCAGCTACAATTGATTCCTTTCCTATGATCATTTATTTGTTAGCGTAAATTCTAACCTGAGGTTTTCAAATGAGTGTTTCATTGTTCTATGGTTTGGGGTCTTTTCACTACCCATAGAAACCTCAACACTTTGTTCTCTGTTACTAGTTGCCACAATTTCAAATCACTGGTAGTTCTGGAGCTATTTCTCTAGGAGTAAGCTACTTGCTAGTTGAGGTCTTGAGGGCCACTTTTCacaaaatatcttttcttttaaatccttgcttcttttttttttagttacACAATCCTCAATTGTGGATTCAGTTAAAAACAACACATGTTTgttttcttcagttttttttcagTACATAACAGAAAACCTTGGACAATATTGTAGGTTCTTCCTCAGTAGTTCTGGAGAATTATGGGCTATACCTTTTGATGTATTACATACGAGCAGTTTTCTGGAGTTTATAGCGGTAGAAGTCCCATGTGCTGGCTGTGACAAGCCCCTTGATCATTCGTTGCTTGTGATATATAGATATTTATCTACATCCATTTCAGGAAGCTAAACTGCAAGAATCTTCTTTGGGCTACCTCAATTTACAAGCCTCAGACACTTCACAATTGGTTTCTCAAGATTCTTTTAATGGTATGTATGAACTTCCATAGTCGCATATATATCAATCTATGGCAACTTGGGAAAAAAACCGTGCCACAGTTATATCCTAGAGGAAGTTGTCTGAAAGAAGTGTTTTCTTAGATTGGCCAAATATCATCTGCCTTGACAGCTTTATAAGAAAGCTAACAGAAACAGAGTTCAGAAGAATCTGGTTTCATCAACAGTTTCAGTAAATAGGTTAACTAATGCCCAAATGATAAAAAAGGGGTACATGTAAAATTTTGGTGCCACCAATATAAAGATGGGAGATATGTACCCTGATCCTGCTTCTGTGACGTGGAACACCGTCATCATATATTGGATATGCAACCTTGTTGCCACCAATATGATTCCTGGCAATGCGCACTGCAGATGAATTTCTGCACCATCTGATGGGTGCAGGGGAACCTACAATTGACGCTTTGGAACGCGTTTAGGTGGTTTTGCAGCAATTGAAATGTCACTATCATATACTATCGTCTTTTACTCTTTTGGTCTCTTTACTTCTTTACTATAGGCTATGGATCAACCAGAGTAACAAACTCAAATGCCATACATGAAGATGACGATCAAGGTAAACCAGCTAATAGTGGTACATCAAAGGAACAGTCAGATGATGATGGCGATCTTGAGGAAGATACGGACCCCGTTAATGCAAAGCGGACAAGGAGGTATTGGATTAGATTCCTCCACTACTTAGTTTGTTAAAGATACAGTCATACCGTGAAATAAATCTTGATATCAGTTTCTTATTTCAAGCATATAACATGTTCTAGAATTTATATCGATGACATTGCAGTGTTGGAAAACTATTGCAGCCTTTTACGTGCTGATGAATCTCTTGGTGTTATGTTGTGATTAGAATGCTGTCAAATCGGGAATCAGCCAGGAGGTCAAGAAAAAGGAAGCAAGCTCACCTAAACGATCTAGAATCACAGGTCTCAAATCATGAACCATGAATGCTTAAGTATAGTACTAACTGAGAAGGCAATGCTAATTACTACACTATCATCTAGGTTTCCCAGTTAAGATCTGAGAATGCATCTCTGCAAAAGCGCTTGTCTGACATGACTCAGAAATATAAGCAATCTACCACAGAATATGGCAATCTTCAAGATGACATGAACGCTATGAGGAGAAaggtattttctttttgttgttgtgACCGTTTGATTACATCCAGCACTTCTTTTATTCCCATTGAAGGGCTATGAATCTGTTGATTGTAGTCCAGAAGCTGTCCATTTACATAGTATTCTTTCTATAATTAAAATGTTTCGATCTAATGCAGCCCATTTACATAGCATTATAATATTTTGATTTAATTTTCTGTTTCTTCTGAGGATGCAGGTACGTATTATTCTCTCTATGTGGAATAGGAAGAGACTAgtgtattttaatatttttcttgttttagtTTTGGTTTTAAGAATAACAATGTTCTCTTACAGGTGTGGCGttgtaaaaaaagaaacaaaacatTTTAAAAGCGCTTGTACCATGTTGTGATGCTCCAAGAGTGTGTCCCATTAAATCTATGGTTTGCTCCTTATGGAAGGGCTTTTTTCTCTGAGAAGAACGAAAACCTTCATATGAGGAGTCCAAACAGGGCACAATCATACAAACATTTGTTTAATGCTTGTATGTGAGTATATGCACAACTCTGTATTTATGTCTTGCATGgtaaggtgtttttttttttcaaaacattcAGTACAGTGATGACTGCTGCTGCAAAGTAGGCTTTATTGGTAGTCTCAAATTCTCAATCCTGTTTTCAACAACACTACACACAAAGAGATATCAAAAGGAACATGTATACATAAGAACCTATTGTTCTGTCCCTTTATATATAAAGTTGAATTtgttttcccaaaaacatcagcTCGGGTTTAACTTAAATTCTgtaaaatgtttactgtaataGATCTGTTGTGGAGCTACAACTGAGACACTGATTTATACTATTGTTCTtctcaaaataatttatattaatgtaGCTTGTGGTTGCTAATAATCTTATGGTTTCATATCGTTTACGTTGTAACGAAGTGCTTTGTGTTCAGGTGAATATAGCTGAAGAAGCGGTGAGGAGAGTAACTGGAATAGGACTTCAATTGTTCACTACATCTGAAATGCCTGCAAGCAGCATGCCCGTTTCTTCAGGTGTATCAGACgcagcttctgctgctgctgctgctgctctcgtCGAAGACGACTGGACAAACTGTAGCCTCCCAGATGAAGCAATTCCTGTGCCAAGTGCAGCAATGGCCTTGAGGTCACCGTCCGTGCGGCGTGTCGCAAGCTTGGAGAACCTGCAGAAGAGAATCCATGCTGGAGATGTGACACATTT
This genomic window from Oryza sativa Japonica Group chromosome 12, ASM3414082v1 contains:
- the LOC107276775 gene encoding light-inducible protein CPRF2 isoform X2, which gives rise to MAFQLEAKLQESSLGYLNLQASDTSQLVSQDSFNGYGSTRVTNSNAIHEDDDQGKPANSGTSKEQSDDDGDLEEDTDPVNAKRTRRMLSNRESARRSRKRKQAHLNDLESQVSQLRSENASLQKRLSDMTQKYKQSTTEYGNLQDDMNAMRRKVNIAEEAVRRVTGIGLQLFTTSEMPASSMPVSSGVSDAASAAAAAALVEDDWTNCSLPDEAIPVPSAAMALRSPSVRRVASLENLQKRIHAGDVTHFEAASALSLPEATACDNK
- the LOC107276775 gene encoding light-inducible protein CPRF2 isoform X1 produces the protein MKRGGAGVGGGGGGGDPGAYAAVLKTKLDLYCAAVAKSMEAKLQESSLGYLNLQASDTSQLVSQDSFNGYGSTRVTNSNAIHEDDDQGKPANSGTSKEQSDDDGDLEEDTDPVNAKRTRRMLSNRESARRSRKRKQAHLNDLESQVSQLRSENASLQKRLSDMTQKYKQSTTEYGNLQDDMNAMRRKVNIAEEAVRRVTGIGLQLFTTSEMPASSMPVSSGVSDAASAAAAAALVEDDWTNCSLPDEAIPVPSAAMALRSPSVRRVASLENLQKRIHAGDVTHFEAASALSLPEATACDNK